TACCGGGTAGAAAGAGAAGGATCTAACTGATTAAATCGATACTTTCTAACAACAAGATATTTACTTGATCGCTTGCCTTCTAGGCCGTTCGCTTGAGAACCTACCTACACTTTGTGGCACCTTCAATAAATACTTACCATTGTAATGATGTTGGGCCTTGAATTGGAGTTCAAGTTAATGACTGAACAAAGCACCTTAAACGGTAAAGTCTATATATCAATAACTAAAATATGTAGCATAAAAATTCAATCGTTATGCCATTGCTATAAATAAAAAGCCGAATTAATATTCGGCTTTTTATGGCTATCTTATTATGCTCAATTAACGCTATTTTCTTGCGACTAAATGAACCGTACTAATAGAACGTTCTAAAAAAGCGCCTTCACAATAAGCAAAGTAATATAACCAAAGTCGTTTAAACTCTTCATCGTAACCATGTCGTGTTAACTCACTCCAAGAAGCAAGGAAGTTAGAACGCCAATCGGCTAAAGTCTTAGCGTAATCTAAACCGATATCGTGCAAACCTTCTATCACTAAGTCACTACTTGTTGTTAACTGTTGAGAAAGAATATTTACCGACGGTAAAAAACCACCAGGGAATATATAACGTTGTATAAAATCAACATTATTTTTATAGTGATTAAAGCGTTGGTCTGCAATAGTAATCGATTGGATAAGCAGCTTCCCCCCCTCTTTTAAACGTGCATTACACTGTTCAAAAAAGCTTGGTAAAAACTCATATCCAACGGCTTCAATCATCTCAATTGAGACGACCTTGTCAAAAGTCCCAGTTAAATCTCGATAATCTTTTTTCAATAAAGTAATTTTTTCTTCTAACTTTAATGCTTTAACTCGTTGTTGTGCATAGTCGAATTGCGCATCAGAGATAGTTGTCGTTGTCACTTTACAACCGTAATGCTGGGCCGCATAAATGGCTAAGCCACCCCAACCGGTTCCAATTTCTAATAAGTGATCGTCTTTTGTTAATGCTAATCTGTCACAAATAGTTTTAAGTTTATATAACTGTGCGTATTCTAATGACGTTGTTTCAGAAGGATAGATAGCCGAAGAATACATCATTTGAGGATCAAGAAAGCGAGTGTAAAGTTCATTGCCGAGATCATAATGCGCTAGTATATTACGCTTCGAACCCGATTGGGTATTACGGTTCTGCCAGTGACTAATTGTATTCTTAATTTTATTAAGTAATGATCTATTTGAATCTAATTTATCCGTTTGCTGCTGTGCTTTAGCAAAAATGCGGATCACATGTGTTAAGTTAGGACTGCTCCACTTTCCTGCAATGAATGCTTCTGCAACACCAATGCTTCCCCCTTTCACAAAATCACGATACAGGCTCATATCATGGATATGTATTTTTGCCTTAAGCGTAGTATCATCTGAATC
Above is a genomic segment from Psychromonas sp. L1A2 containing:
- a CDS encoding SAM-dependent methyltransferase yields the protein MEEIHNVTAVETTNWFDKRCRSLVHSVFLKLSYGQLEVVEGSEHLFFPENTLQDSDDTTLKAKIHIHDMSLYRDFVKGGSIGVAEAFIAGKWSSPNLTHVIRIFAKAQQQTDKLDSNRSLLNKIKNTISHWQNRNTQSGSKRNILAHYDLGNELYTRFLDPQMMYSSAIYPSETTSLEYAQLYKLKTICDRLALTKDDHLLEIGTGWGGLAIYAAQHYGCKVTTTTISDAQFDYAQQRVKALKLEEKITLLKKDYRDLTGTFDKVVSIEMIEAVGYEFLPSFFEQCNARLKEGGKLLIQSITIADQRFNHYKNNVDFIQRYIFPGGFLPSVNILSQQLTTSSDLVIEGLHDIGLDYAKTLADWRSNFLASWSELTRHGYDEEFKRLWLYYFAYCEGAFLERSISTVHLVARK